Proteins encoded in a region of the Salmo trutta chromosome 34, fSalTru1.1, whole genome shotgun sequence genome:
- the LOC115173444 gene encoding uncharacterized protein LOC115173444 isoform X1 produces MTDSTPNDSQSRSRSESSTRIESRSRTLESHSRRIESPLRSEFQPRKMLHQDRPVNPQYRGQGGSSSPLRILSNNSQQQGGKRKQGEKDGNFNFLGQDDDVMTGGDENRNQVRPRNLGPLGRDQPHLPSSSNHYGPGPLSPLSRLPCWSPLESLPEIESGDDGYGRVPPDGAEEGKMEEEMGRMSDDEKEKQDLGGGVMKQGVVVEEEEEEEEVEDPEEWGDSDSDFEFSYRSSGSLSSLNMESGGEGAGMGGWDRIGVGEPKPVHHQGGNQETPASPADPLTPSLTRKWDDKMERKRSSKPLRTGNSLLDGGALSDSDTDCGELPELEDTVWTLRDRERFKAQEMEKHQVQLTMYRRLALIRWVRTLQGRVQEQQNRLQSSFDVILDHRKELLRMGTATTATATASQS; encoded by the exons ATGACTGACAGTACCCCGAA TGACTCTCAGTCAAGATCAAGAAGTGAATCTTCAACAAGAATTGAGTCTCGATCAAGAACACTTGAATCTCATTCACGAAGAATTGAATCTCCATTAAGAAGTGAGTTTCAGCCAAGGAAAATGCTCCACCAGGACAGACCCGTAAACCCCCAGTACCGAGGCCAGGGAGGCAGCTCCTCCCCACTGCGGATCCTCAGCAACAACAGCCAGCAGCAGGGGGGGAAAAGGAAGCAAGGCGAGAAGGACGGCAACTTCAACTTCCTGGGTCAAGACGATGACGTCATGACGGGAGGGGACGAGAATCGCAACCAGGTGCGTCCTCGTAACCTGGGCCCATTGGGCCGCGACCAGCCCCACCTTCCTTCCTCCTCCAACCACTACGGTCCGGGGCCACTGTCCCCGCTCTCCCGCCTGCCCTGCTGGAGCCCCTTGGAGTCCCTGCCTGAGATCGAGAGTGGGGACGATGGGTACGGAAGAGTGCCCCCGGATGGCGCGGAGGAGGgcaagatggaggaggagatggggaggatgAGCGATGACGAGAAGGAGAAACAAGACCTGGGGGGAGGTGTCATGAAACAGGGAGTggtggtggaagaggaggaggaggaggaggaagtggaggacccAGAGGAATGGGGCGACAGCGACTCAGACTTTGAGTTCAGCTACAGGTCCAGTGGCAGCCTGTCCTCTCTCAACATGGAGAGCGGAGGCGAGGGGGCTGGCATGGGGGGGTGGGATCGCATCGGTGTGGGGGAGCCCAAGCCTGTCCACCACCAGGGGGGCAACCAGGAGACCCCTGCCTCCCCAGCAGACCCCCTTACGCCCTCTTTGACCAGGAAGTGGGATGACAAAATGGAGAGGAAAAGGAGCAGCAAGCCTCTGAGAACGGGGAACAGTCTGCTTGACGGAGGAGCGTTGTCCGACTCGGACACGGACTGCGGCGAGCTGCCTGAGCTGGAGGACACTGTGTGGACCCTGAGGGACCGCGAGCGCTTCAAGGCCCAGGAGATGGAGAAGCACCAGGTCCAGCTCACCATGTACCGCAGGCTGGCTCTGATCCGCTGGGTCCGCACCCTGCAGGGCCGCGTCCAGGAGCAGCAGAACCGCCTCCAGTCCAGCTTTGACGTCATCCTCGACCACAGGAAGGAGCTGCTGCGCATGGGCACTGCCACCACTGCAACTGCCACAGCCAGCCAATCGTAG
- the LOC115173444 gene encoding uncharacterized protein LOC115173444 isoform X3: MLHQDRPVNPQYRGQGGSSSPLRILSNNSQQQGGKRKQGEKDGNFNFLGQDDDVMTGGDENRNQVRPRNLGPLGRDQPHLPSSSNHYGPGPLSPLSRLPCWSPLESLPEIESGDDGYGRVPPDGAEEGKMEEEMGRMSDDEKEKQDLGGGVMKQGVVVEEEEEEEEVEDPEEWGDSDSDFEFSYRSSGSLSSLNMESGGEGAGMGGWDRIGVGEPKPVHHQGGNQETPASPADPLTPSLTRKWDDKMERKRSSKPLRTGNSLLDGGALSDSDTDCGELPELEDTVWTLRDRERFKAQEMEKHQVQLTMYRRLALIRWVRTLQGRVQEQQNRLQSSFDVILDHRKELLRMGTATTATATASQS; this comes from the coding sequence ATGCTCCACCAGGACAGACCCGTAAACCCCCAGTACCGAGGCCAGGGAGGCAGCTCCTCCCCACTGCGGATCCTCAGCAACAACAGCCAGCAGCAGGGGGGGAAAAGGAAGCAAGGCGAGAAGGACGGCAACTTCAACTTCCTGGGTCAAGACGATGACGTCATGACGGGAGGGGACGAGAATCGCAACCAGGTGCGTCCTCGTAACCTGGGCCCATTGGGCCGCGACCAGCCCCACCTTCCTTCCTCCTCCAACCACTACGGTCCGGGGCCACTGTCCCCGCTCTCCCGCCTGCCCTGCTGGAGCCCCTTGGAGTCCCTGCCTGAGATCGAGAGTGGGGACGATGGGTACGGAAGAGTGCCCCCGGATGGCGCGGAGGAGGgcaagatggaggaggagatggggaggatgAGCGATGACGAGAAGGAGAAACAAGACCTGGGGGGAGGTGTCATGAAACAGGGAGTggtggtggaagaggaggaggaggaggaggaagtggaggacccAGAGGAATGGGGCGACAGCGACTCAGACTTTGAGTTCAGCTACAGGTCCAGTGGCAGCCTGTCCTCTCTCAACATGGAGAGCGGAGGCGAGGGGGCTGGCATGGGGGGGTGGGATCGCATCGGTGTGGGGGAGCCCAAGCCTGTCCACCACCAGGGGGGCAACCAGGAGACCCCTGCCTCCCCAGCAGACCCCCTTACGCCCTCTTTGACCAGGAAGTGGGATGACAAAATGGAGAGGAAAAGGAGCAGCAAGCCTCTGAGAACGGGGAACAGTCTGCTTGACGGAGGAGCGTTGTCCGACTCGGACACGGACTGCGGCGAGCTGCCTGAGCTGGAGGACACTGTGTGGACCCTGAGGGACCGCGAGCGCTTCAAGGCCCAGGAGATGGAGAAGCACCAGGTCCAGCTCACCATGTACCGCAGGCTGGCTCTGATCCGCTGGGTCCGCACCCTGCAGGGCCGCGTCCAGGAGCAGCAGAACCGCCTCCAGTCCAGCTTTGACGTCATCCTCGACCACAGGAAGGAGCTGCTGCGCATGGGCACTGCCACCACTGCAACTGCCACAGCCAGCCAATCGTAG
- the LOC115173444 gene encoding uncharacterized protein LOC115173444 isoform X2, which translates to MGDSQSRSRSESSTRIESRSRTLESHSRRIESPLRSEFQPRKMLHQDRPVNPQYRGQGGSSSPLRILSNNSQQQGGKRKQGEKDGNFNFLGQDDDVMTGGDENRNQVRPRNLGPLGRDQPHLPSSSNHYGPGPLSPLSRLPCWSPLESLPEIESGDDGYGRVPPDGAEEGKMEEEMGRMSDDEKEKQDLGGGVMKQGVVVEEEEEEEEVEDPEEWGDSDSDFEFSYRSSGSLSSLNMESGGEGAGMGGWDRIGVGEPKPVHHQGGNQETPASPADPLTPSLTRKWDDKMERKRSSKPLRTGNSLLDGGALSDSDTDCGELPELEDTVWTLRDRERFKAQEMEKHQVQLTMYRRLALIRWVRTLQGRVQEQQNRLQSSFDVILDHRKELLRMGTATTATATASQS; encoded by the exons ATGGG TGACTCTCAGTCAAGATCAAGAAGTGAATCTTCAACAAGAATTGAGTCTCGATCAAGAACACTTGAATCTCATTCACGAAGAATTGAATCTCCATTAAGAAGTGAGTTTCAGCCAAGGAAAATGCTCCACCAGGACAGACCCGTAAACCCCCAGTACCGAGGCCAGGGAGGCAGCTCCTCCCCACTGCGGATCCTCAGCAACAACAGCCAGCAGCAGGGGGGGAAAAGGAAGCAAGGCGAGAAGGACGGCAACTTCAACTTCCTGGGTCAAGACGATGACGTCATGACGGGAGGGGACGAGAATCGCAACCAGGTGCGTCCTCGTAACCTGGGCCCATTGGGCCGCGACCAGCCCCACCTTCCTTCCTCCTCCAACCACTACGGTCCGGGGCCACTGTCCCCGCTCTCCCGCCTGCCCTGCTGGAGCCCCTTGGAGTCCCTGCCTGAGATCGAGAGTGGGGACGATGGGTACGGAAGAGTGCCCCCGGATGGCGCGGAGGAGGgcaagatggaggaggagatggggaggatgAGCGATGACGAGAAGGAGAAACAAGACCTGGGGGGAGGTGTCATGAAACAGGGAGTggtggtggaagaggaggaggaggaggaggaagtggaggacccAGAGGAATGGGGCGACAGCGACTCAGACTTTGAGTTCAGCTACAGGTCCAGTGGCAGCCTGTCCTCTCTCAACATGGAGAGCGGAGGCGAGGGGGCTGGCATGGGGGGGTGGGATCGCATCGGTGTGGGGGAGCCCAAGCCTGTCCACCACCAGGGGGGCAACCAGGAGACCCCTGCCTCCCCAGCAGACCCCCTTACGCCCTCTTTGACCAGGAAGTGGGATGACAAAATGGAGAGGAAAAGGAGCAGCAAGCCTCTGAGAACGGGGAACAGTCTGCTTGACGGAGGAGCGTTGTCCGACTCGGACACGGACTGCGGCGAGCTGCCTGAGCTGGAGGACACTGTGTGGACCCTGAGGGACCGCGAGCGCTTCAAGGCCCAGGAGATGGAGAAGCACCAGGTCCAGCTCACCATGTACCGCAGGCTGGCTCTGATCCGCTGGGTCCGCACCCTGCAGGGCCGCGTCCAGGAGCAGCAGAACCGCCTCCAGTCCAGCTTTGACGTCATCCTCGACCACAGGAAGGAGCTGCTGCGCATGGGCACTGCCACCACTGCAACTGCCACAGCCAGCCAATCGTAG